From the Euzebya sp. genome, one window contains:
- a CDS encoding YiiD C-terminal domain-containing protein, which translates to MPDLLGQLKPALEDGIAFVQRMGLRLDAIEPGYVKMTAPLEGNVNHIGTMYAGALFTLAEVPGGAIFLSTFDASRYYPIVKGMDIRFVKPATTDISVEVRITADEVERIQAAAEAAGKADYSWTCELTDAGGVVVARSTNDYQLRTHGS; encoded by the coding sequence GTGCCCGACCTGCTCGGCCAGCTGAAGCCCGCCCTCGAGGACGGGATCGCGTTCGTCCAGCGGATGGGCCTGCGACTCGACGCGATCGAGCCGGGGTACGTGAAGATGACCGCCCCGCTCGAGGGGAACGTCAACCACATCGGCACGATGTACGCCGGGGCGCTGTTCACGCTGGCCGAGGTGCCGGGCGGCGCGATCTTCCTGTCGACGTTCGACGCGAGCCGCTACTACCCGATCGTCAAGGGCATGGACATCCGCTTCGTCAAGCCGGCCACGACCGACATCAGCGTCGAGGTGCGCATCACCGCGGACGAGGTCGAGCGCATCCAGGCCGCCGCCGAGGCGGCGGGGAAGGCCGACTACTCGTGGACCTGCGAGCTCACCGACGCGGGCGGCGTCGTGGTGGCCCGGTCGACGAACGACT